The following proteins are co-located in the Neodiprion virginianus isolate iyNeoVirg1 chromosome 6, iyNeoVirg1.1, whole genome shotgun sequence genome:
- the LOC124306933 gene encoding WD repeat-containing protein 19 isoform X1: MASDKVLYRLDQPHGPGNVYIAWRPGNGTYLATTGCDSAVVIYNRQGEIQDRIQLPGLCTGMGWDADGDLLAMISNGSSAITLWDATTGKKSQIDTGLRDSLTCMIWSKKNCTLAVGTQKGNLALYDHINAKRIPILGKHKKKIVCGAWSLEGLLALASEDKVLSISTCEGDTRREITIQGEPSDLQFSEMKMDQRIGGENTVSLVVSKTTLFLYNVLDPDNPIELAFQKRYGQIVTYKWYGDGYILVGFEAGFLIAISTHIKEVGQELFQIKNHRDSLNDIALNNIAGKLVTCGDNTLKVHSIQNLEETNKVITLAGETGISHVEWSSDGSMLAAATHNGNILIYLLQLPKITSVCGNRIAILTSLTEVVVHLYMLDKSKPTPQTINTLIEPSVMAVGPLHLAAALNNRVLFWNLTKFNYDHPVHFERDYLGTVESICLNQTFVSVLFDGKLQLHTIETEQDSANGATESKIFPQTNTSDSKITCHALSPDFLVYGNDMGRIVYFYLEAFDQSSEVTHNSGIKQIYLDANGTQLSFVDEKYDAYVYDPINENIIQIPECPDSIEGIIWDQNIFERGVFAVYNQSIIVTYIFVKYHIEGSKVVKVSQTKLPVETLPMLMYSGEVTLSTAGSRLTQLTLSSHEEIGNIVDTKRIEEILANHLACRRFKHAWDACVKLNDRECWQSLGTSALSNLNIEFALRVYRHVEDVSTVWSLQKLENIDELALLCGHTSTLLGDYNQAEKFFLRSSQPVEALNLRRDLMQWEQALNLAQKLKPEEIPFIAREYAQQLEFTGNYPKALANYERGLVDSNIQSTLAFQNINHRSQCLAGIARMSIRCGDSRKGVSIAMDVDSPRSLRKECAEILEIMKQFSEAAVLYEKSEYFDKAASAYIKLKNWHKVGQLLPQISSPKIHIQFAKAKELEGKYEEAAKAYETAKDFDNIIRINLDHLNNPARSVEIVQQTKSIEGAKMVARFFQRMNDYNSAIKFLILSNCHDEAFQLANQHGKMELYGDILVTTLDNDNVRIEDFKSLAIHFESQRNSLLAGKYYFHAKEYQKALKHLLKAAQLAADDDAALTLSIDTVASSKDEKLANQLIDFLLGGDGLPKDPKYLFRLYMARKQYREAAKTAIIIANEEQINGNYRNAHDVLFGMYQELKRNKINIPLEMQNNLRLLHSYILVRLHVKRNDHLRGARMLVRVANNISKFPSHIVPILTSTVIECHRAGLKHSAFNFAAMLMRPEYRSQIDAKYSKKIEAIVRKPPKTKDNELENEPLTPCPYCKHRLPETEVTCDKCKNTIPFCIATGRHILEDDFTVCPQCDFPAIATEFLRIIETEETCPMCTEHVDVNMVSSTVDIRPYLDLQDSNISKT; the protein is encoded by the exons ATGGCATCAGATAAG GTTTTATACCGCTTGGACCAACCGCATGGTCCTGGAAACGTGTACATTGCTTGGCGCCCTGGCAACGGTACATATTTGGCTACAACTGGTTGCGATTCCGCAGTTGTGATATACAACCGCCAAGGGGAAATACAAGACCGTATTCAACTACCTGGTTTATGTACGGGCATGGGTTGGGATGCCGACGGAGATTTATTGGCTATGATTTCAAACGGATCATCTGCTATTACCTTGTGGGATGCAACGACAGgaaaaaaatcccaaatagACACGGGACTAAGAGATAGTTTAACTTGCATGATTTGGTCGAAAAAGAACTGCACTCTTGCAGTGGGTACGCAAAAAGGAAACCTAGCGCTTTACGATCATATTAATGCTAA aCGCATTCCTATTCTAGGTAAgcacaaaaagaaaattgtttgcGGCGCTTGGTCATTGGAGGGCCTCCTTGCTTTGGCAAGTGAAGATAAGGTTTTATCGATCAGTACGTGCGAAGGTGATACACGTAGGGAAATAACAATACAAGGAGAGCCATCCGACCTTCAATttagtgaaatgaaaatggacCAGAGAATCGGCGGTGAAAACACA GTATCGCTCGTCGTCAGCAAAactacattatttttatacaatgtTTTGGATCCAGACAATCCCATTGAATTGGCGTTTCAAAAGCGCTATGGTCAAATCGTAACTTACAAGTG GTATGGCGATGGTTACATATTGGTTGGTTTCGAGGCTGGCTTTCTAATAGCAATATCAACGCATATCAAAGAAGTTGGACAAGAGttatttcaaatcaaaaatcaTCGAGATTCTTTAAATGATATTGCACTGAACAATATCGCTGGAAAACTTGTAACATGTGGCGACAATACGTTGAAAGTACACAGTATACAAAATTTAGAAGAAACCAATAAAGTGATAACTTTGGCAGGAGAGACAGGCATCAGTCACGTGGAATGGTCATCCGATGGTAGTATGTTAGCCGCCGCGACGCACAATGgaaacattttaatttatttattgcaattaccaaaaataaCCAGCGTATGTGGAAATAGAATTGCCATTTTAACAAGCCTGACTGAAGTGGTTGTACATTTATATATGCTTGATAAG agtAAACCAACACCGCAGACAATCAATACCCTGATAGAACCATCTGTAATGGCTGTCGGTCCTTTGCATTTAGCAGCAGCTTTGAATAACAGAGTATTATTTTGgaatttaacaaaattcaattatgATCACCCTGTACATTTTGAAAGGGATTACTTAGGGACAGTCGAGAGTATATGCCTGAATCAAACTTTTGTTTCCGTTCTGTTTGATGGAAAGCTTCAATTACACACT ATAGAAACGGAACAGGACTCGGCAAACGGTGCAActgaatcaaaaatatttccacaaaCTAACACTTCAGATTCTAAAATAACGTGCCATGCTTTGTCGCCCGACTTTTTAGTTTACGGAAATGAT ATGGGACGAATAGTATATTTCTACTTGGAGGCGTTTGATCAATCTAGCGAAGTCACACACAATAGTGGGATCAAACAAATTTATCTAGATGCGAATGGAACACAGCTGTCTTTTgtagatgaaaaatatgatgCATATGTTTACGATCCGATAAACGAAAACATTATTCAAATACCAGAATGTCCAGACTCAATAGAAGGCATTATATGggatcaaaatatttttgagcGTGGCGTATTCGCAGTATACAATCAATCCATTATCGTCACTTatatttttgtgaaatatcaTATAGAAG gAAGCAAAGTAGTGAAAGTCTCTCAAACAAAATTACCTGTGGAAACTTTACCAATGCTGATGTATTCTGGCGAAGTAACATTAAGTACAGCTGGTAGTAGATTAACGCAACTAACGTTATCATCACACGAAGAAATCGGTAATATTGTTGATACGAAAAGAATAGAAGAAATTTTAGCAAATCACCTCGCATGTAGAAG GTTCAAACATGCCTGGGACGCATGTGTCAAATTGAATGATCGTGAATGCTGGCAATCTTTGGGAACAAGTGCATTGTCTAATTTGAACATAGAATTTG CATTACGAGTTTATAGACACGTAGAAGATGTGTCAACTGTGTGGTCCCTGCAAAAGTTAGAGAACATAGATGAACTTGCATTATTATGCGGCCACACATCAACCTTACTGGGGGACTACAATCAAGCTGAAAAGTTCTTCTTACGCTCCTCCCAACCGGTTGAAGCTTTGAATTTAAGAAGAGATTTGATGCAATGGGAACAAGCTCTGAATTTAGCACAGAAATTAAAGCCAGAAGAGATTCCATTTATAGCTAGAGAATATGCTCAGCAATTGGAATTTAC AGGGAATTATCCAAAAGCTTTAGCTAATTATGAACGAGGATTGGTCGATAGTAACATTCAGTCGACTTTGGCctttcaaaatatcaatcaTAGGAGTCAATGTCTTGCGGGCATCGCAAGAATGTCTATAAGATGTGGAGACAGTAGAAAAGGTGTCAGCATAGCCATGGATGTGGACAGTCCACGGTCTCTAAGAAAAGAGTGTGcagaaattttagaaataatgaag CAATTCAGTGAAGCTGCagttttgtatgaaaaatccgaatattttgataaaGCTGCTTCAGCATatataaaactaaaaaactGGCACAAGGTTGGTCAACTTTTGCCGCAAATATCATCTCCGAAAATTCACATTCAATTTGCTAAAGCTAAAGAACTTGAAGGAAAATATGAAGAAGCTGCAAAGGCATATGAAACTGCAAAGgattttgataatataattAGAATCAACTTGGACCATTTGAATAATCCTG CTAGAAGCGTTGAAATTGTTCAACAGACAAAGAGTATTGAAGGTGCTAAAATGGTAGCCAGATTTTTTCAAAGGATGAACGACTATAATTCTGCCATTAAATTTCTGATTCTTTCCAACTGTCACGACGAGGCTTTCCAGCTGGCGAATCAACATGGAAAAATGGAACTCTACGGAGATATTTTAGTTACCACACTTGACAATGACAATGTCAGAATAGAAGATTTCAAAAGCCTTGCGATTCATTTTGAATCACAAAGAAATAGTTTATTAGCTGGGAAGTATTATTTTCATGCAAAGGAATATCAGAAG gCCTTAAAACATTTGCTAAAAGCTGCTCAACTAGCAGCTGATGACGACGCAGCTCTTACATTATCAATAGATACTGTAGCATCAtcaaaagatgaaaaattagcaAATCAACTTATAGACTTTTTGTTAGGTGGTGACGGATTACCAAAGGATCCAAAATATCTCTTCAGGCTGTATATGGCTAGGAAACAATACAGAGAAGCTGCAAAAACTGCTATCATTATTGCGAATGAGGAGCAAATCAATG gAAACTACAGAAATGCTCACGATGTACTGTTTGGTATGTACCAAGAActgaaaagaaacaaaatcaaCATACCTTTGGAAATGCAAAATAATCTAAGGTTATTACATTCATATATACTGGTGCGCCTGCATGTGAAAAGAAACGACCATTTGCGTGGTGCTCGAATGTTAGTAAGGGTAgcaaacaatatttcaaaatttccatcAC ACATCGTTCCTATTTTGACATCCACCGTGATAGAATGTCATAGAGCTGGTCTAAAGCATTCAGCCTTTAATTTTGCTGCAATGCTTATGCGCCCTGAATACCGATCTCAAATTGATGCAAAGTACAGTAAAAAGATTGAAGCCATTGTGAGGAAACCTCCAAAGACCAAGGACAATGAATTAGAGAATGAACCACTGACACCATGTCCATATTGTAAACATAGATTACCAGAAACGGAGGTCACATGTGACAAGTGTAAAAACACAATACCCTTTTGCATAGCAACG GGTCGTCATATTCTGGAAGATGACTTTACAGTTTGCCCACAATGTGATTTTCCTGCTATTGCAACTGAGTTTCTGCG CATTATTGAAACAGAAGAAACATGTCCAATGTGTACAGAACATGTGGATGTTAACATGGTTTCCTCAACTGTCGATATACGACCATATCTTGATCTTCAAGATTCAAACATATCAAAGACTTAA